The proteins below are encoded in one region of Rhodoluna lacicola:
- a CDS encoding FMN-binding protein, which yields MRKATQNIVGVLSLGVLATSWSLGQAADTGLSLETAPQPAATNNTDAPAVPTAEPSATPATPAEPGTAPSQSASQSSAPTKATAPAPTKQPATASVSQTGAAVAYKYGVIQLEVVKSGSSITAVNLIQSSTKGPDWAVVPGMLAEAAVNANGSNFGNVSGATFTTQAFKQALESALGKF from the coding sequence GTGAGAAAAGCAACTCAAAATATTGTTGGCGTTCTAAGCCTTGGCGTGCTGGCGACTTCGTGGTCGCTGGGGCAAGCGGCCGATACTGGCCTTAGCTTGGAAACCGCTCCGCAGCCTGCTGCAACCAACAACACCGATGCCCCGGCCGTCCCGACAGCCGAGCCGAGCGCCACACCAGCCACACCCGCTGAACCGGGCACCGCTCCAAGCCAATCCGCATCCCAATCGTCGGCACCAACTAAAGCCACAGCTCCTGCGCCAACCAAGCAGCCGGCGACCGCATCGGTGTCACAAACCGGCGCAGCCGTAGCTTATAAATACGGGGTAATTCAGCTAGAGGTTGTGAAGTCCGGCTCAAGCATCACGGCCGTAAACCTAATTCAGTCTTCAACCAAGGGGCCCGACTGGGCCGTGGTACCAGGCATGCTGGCCGAGGCCGCGGTGAACGCAAACGGCTCAAACTTTGGCAATGTGTCTGGGGCGACCTTTACCACCCAGGCATTCAAGCAAGCATTGGAGTCGGCTCTTGGCAAATTCTAA
- a CDS encoding FMN-binding protein, which translates to MANSKDLMLANPYSKKRPWILSTTLLVLASIGGAIGINALWLNPAKDLGGSAAGATKTQTVKGDAIQYRYGVIELEVTATAGKIESITELQATASPGFDQAIPILNQEAMKAQSASFGNLSGATFTTDAYKQALSSAMSKLG; encoded by the coding sequence TTGGCAAATTCTAAAGACCTGATGCTGGCTAATCCCTACTCAAAAAAGCGGCCGTGGATTCTTTCAACCACATTGTTGGTGCTGGCCAGCATTGGTGGAGCGATTGGAATCAATGCACTTTGGTTGAACCCGGCCAAAGACTTGGGTGGCTCGGCAGCTGGTGCAACCAAAACTCAAACCGTAAAGGGTGATGCAATTCAATACCGATACGGCGTGATTGAACTTGAGGTAACCGCAACGGCGGGAAAGATTGAATCAATCACAGAGCTTCAGGCCACCGCAAGCCCGGGCTTTGATCAGGCAATTCCAATCTTGAATCAAGAGGCAATGAAGGCGCAGAGCGCGAGCTTTGGAAATCTTTCTGGCGCCACCTTCACTACCGATGCTTACAAGCAAGCGCTGTCGAGTGCTATGTCGAAGTTGGGCTAA
- a CDS encoding PP2C family protein-serine/threonine phosphatase: MAIKTVSFAASDIGRIRASNQDSGYAGYNLFFVADGMGGHAGGDIASALTTQKVAKVDRVYDSTEEATKALIDVIWEANALLGTTAQQHPELSGLGTTFSGIVFTGDRVTVGHIGDSRIYLAREGEVSQVTSDHTFVQRLVETGRITAEEALVHPRRSVLMRVLGDVEEFPDVDTFSMDAKPGDRWLLCSDGLSGVVPDEIAERILLSKMDSKEATELLVGEALEFGAPDNVTVVVVDVLDAGLQTDFEPTARFVGSAANEVVIEEAKGRRTLKILNPLNLFDLLRKVDDAESYLPGADDYLEKFLRETKRRIWWRRVRQMVTILTLIAIAVLGVRWAYDYTQTRYYIGLQNDKVYIFQGIKESLGPLMLSSPYKDTTLIVDDLNSYQLNLVQRTISAESLEDANRIVKLLEEGSNK; this comes from the coding sequence TTGGCAATCAAGACTGTTAGCTTTGCGGCATCCGACATTGGTCGGATTCGCGCGAGCAATCAAGACTCTGGTTACGCCGGTTACAACTTATTCTTCGTAGCCGACGGCATGGGTGGTCACGCCGGTGGCGACATTGCATCCGCACTAACCACGCAAAAAGTTGCCAAGGTTGATCGGGTTTACGATTCAACAGAAGAGGCAACCAAGGCTCTCATCGACGTGATCTGGGAAGCCAACGCACTACTTGGAACAACCGCGCAGCAACACCCAGAACTTTCTGGTCTGGGCACCACCTTCAGTGGAATTGTTTTCACCGGCGATCGCGTGACCGTGGGTCACATTGGTGACTCAAGAATTTATCTTGCGCGTGAAGGCGAAGTTTCGCAGGTAACCAGCGACCACACCTTCGTACAGCGACTCGTTGAAACCGGCCGCATCACCGCCGAGGAAGCACTGGTTCACCCGCGTCGCTCGGTGTTGATGCGCGTGCTTGGTGACGTTGAAGAGTTCCCAGATGTTGACACCTTCTCAATGGATGCAAAGCCGGGCGACCGCTGGTTGCTTTGTTCTGACGGGCTTTCCGGGGTGGTGCCAGATGAAATTGCCGAGCGCATTCTGCTTAGCAAAATGGATTCAAAAGAAGCCACCGAGTTACTGGTTGGCGAAGCTTTGGAGTTTGGTGCTCCTGACAACGTGACCGTGGTTGTGGTTGATGTTCTTGACGCCGGCCTGCAAACAGACTTTGAACCAACCGCGCGCTTTGTGGGTTCCGCAGCAAACGAAGTTGTAATTGAAGAAGCTAAGGGTCGCCGCACTCTAAAGATTCTTAACCCGCTCAACCTATTTGATCTGCTGCGCAAAGTTGACGATGCCGAAAGTTACCTGCCGGGTGCCGATGACTACCTAGAAAAATTCTTGCGCGAAACTAAGCGCCGCATTTGGTGGCGCCGCGTTCGTCAGATGGTGACTATCTTGACGCTTATTGCAATCGCGGTGCTTGGCGTGCGCTGGGCATACGACTACACCCAAACTCGTTACTACATTGGTTTGCAAAACGACAAGGTCTATATTTTCCAAGGCATCAAAGAATCACTTGGCCCGTTGATGTTGTCATCACCTTATAAAGACACCACATTGATTGTTGATGACCTAAACAGTTACCAGTTGAATTTGGTGCAGCGCACGATCAGCGCCGAATCACTTGAAGATGCCAATCGAATTGTGAAACTTCTTGAGGAAGGTTCAAATAAATGA
- a CDS encoding M13 family metallopeptidase yields the protein MSMKPGIEETSFDHSIRVQDDLFRHVNGTWFKETQIPEDKSMYGSFHMLADDAEAAVKEILLQAAESAGSGKAPAGSPEQQIGDLYASFMDEARANELGAAPIAAELKLIEHITTLDEATKLMGEFSKAGIGGLFGSYVDNDPGNPNRYLVNLYHGGIGLPDEAYYREEKHQEIRDAYVPHIAQMLSLAGWSNTDAEAAAHKIFEFETALAAVHWNNVDSRDAEKTYNLVAFDDLQATTKTFDWSLWLAGAQLERKVLEESVVMMPSFFEGLENIYKQENLETIKLWMAWKVIGSAASLLSDDFVNERFAFYGTKLTGAPVNRARWKRAVSLVEGSLGELIGKIYVEKHFPMEAKHRMDELVGYLIEAYRQSILELDWMSEETRQKALVKLDKFTPKIGFPDKWKDYSSLVIKRDDLVGNVRRANAFEHEREAAKIGAPLDRDEWFMTPQTVNAYYNPGFNEIVFPAAILQPPFFSLENDDAINFGAIGAVIGHEIGHGFDDQGSKYDGDGALQSWWTDADRAAFEKRTKKLIDQYNQLSPAQLGDEHKVNGELTIGENIGDLGGLGIAYKAYLLSLKGAEAPVIDGRTAAQRFFIAWSQSWRAIGRDEMVLQRLATDPHSPAEFRCNQIVRNIDVFYEAFNVQPGDKLWLDPEERVVIW from the coding sequence ATGAGCATGAAGCCAGGCATTGAAGAAACCTCTTTTGACCACTCGATTCGCGTGCAGGACGACCTATTTAGGCACGTAAACGGCACCTGGTTCAAAGAAACCCAGATTCCAGAGGACAAGAGCATGTATGGCTCGTTCCACATGCTGGCTGATGATGCCGAAGCCGCGGTCAAAGAGATCTTGCTGCAGGCTGCCGAATCAGCAGGTTCGGGCAAGGCCCCGGCCGGCAGCCCAGAGCAGCAAATCGGTGATCTGTATGCCTCTTTTATGGACGAGGCTCGCGCCAACGAACTTGGTGCCGCCCCGATAGCCGCCGAACTCAAGTTGATTGAGCACATCACCACTCTCGACGAAGCCACCAAGCTGATGGGCGAGTTCTCGAAGGCGGGCATCGGTGGGCTGTTTGGTTCATACGTAGACAACGATCCGGGCAATCCAAACCGCTACCTGGTGAATCTGTACCACGGCGGCATCGGCCTGCCCGATGAGGCTTACTATCGCGAAGAAAAGCACCAGGAAATTCGCGATGCCTACGTGCCGCACATTGCTCAGATGCTTTCGCTCGCCGGGTGGTCAAACACCGATGCCGAAGCAGCCGCACACAAGATCTTTGAGTTCGAAACCGCGCTCGCCGCAGTGCACTGGAACAACGTTGATTCTCGCGATGCGGAAAAGACTTACAACCTGGTTGCCTTTGACGACTTGCAAGCGACAACCAAAACTTTTGACTGGTCGCTTTGGTTGGCCGGTGCGCAACTTGAGCGCAAGGTTCTTGAAGAGTCTGTTGTGATGATGCCTTCGTTCTTTGAAGGACTTGAAAATATTTACAAGCAAGAGAACCTTGAGACCATCAAACTGTGGATGGCCTGGAAAGTCATTGGCTCAGCCGCAAGTTTGTTGAGCGATGATTTTGTAAATGAACGCTTTGCGTTTTATGGCACCAAGTTGACCGGTGCTCCGGTTAATCGCGCTCGTTGGAAGCGCGCGGTATCACTGGTCGAAGGATCGCTTGGTGAACTCATCGGAAAAATCTATGTTGAAAAACATTTCCCAATGGAAGCCAAGCACCGCATGGATGAACTTGTTGGTTACTTGATTGAGGCTTACCGTCAAAGCATTCTTGAACTTGACTGGATGAGCGAAGAAACCAGACAGAAGGCGTTGGTGAAACTGGATAAGTTCACACCAAAGATTGGTTTTCCAGATAAGTGGAAAGACTATTCGTCACTTGTGATTAAACGCGATGATTTGGTGGGCAACGTGCGCCGAGCAAACGCATTTGAACACGAACGCGAAGCGGCAAAGATTGGTGCACCGCTAGATCGCGACGAATGGTTTATGACTCCGCAAACCGTGAACGCGTATTACAACCCGGGCTTCAACGAGATTGTTTTTCCGGCGGCAATTTTGCAGCCACCGTTTTTCTCGCTAGAAAATGATGATGCGATTAACTTTGGCGCTATCGGTGCTGTGATTGGTCACGAGATTGGTCACGGTTTTGACGACCAGGGCTCAAAGTATGACGGTGACGGCGCGCTGCAATCATGGTGGACCGATGCCGACCGCGCCGCATTTGAAAAGCGCACCAAGAAGTTGATTGATCAGTACAACCAGCTTTCGCCGGCGCAACTTGGTGACGAGCACAAGGTGAACGGTGAGCTGACCATCGGCGAGAACATTGGTGACCTAGGCGGACTTGGCATTGCCTACAAGGCATACCTGCTGTCTCTAAAGGGTGCCGAAGCTCCGGTGATTGACGGCCGCACTGCCGCGCAAAGATTCTTTATTGCGTGGAGTCAGTCTTGGCGTGCGATTGGTCGCGACGAAATGGTCTTGCAGCGTCTGGCCACAGACCCGCACTCGCCCGCCGAGTTCCGTTGCAATCAGATCGTGCGAAACATCGATGTTTTTTATGAGGCATTCAACGTTCAGCCTGGCGACAAGCTGTGGCTTGACCCGGAAGAGCGAGTGGTGATCTGGTAA
- a CDS encoding ferredoxin reductase family protein — protein MDDAPANQLRLSQPNKAVRIGERKAVRVKRAQDVIEVIAWSIIMTVLVMFLLDGGLKGVTDLPSALGAISRLTSLLGTALLLILLLLVARVPWIDKFYGHDGATVVHKRLGKPVLYLIVAHFLASLVQYSITNAKAIGTTLWWFITDVQDMLIATIGLALMIVVVLTSINFTRRKMSYEAWFFVHLTSYVSVALAVPHIFTAGSDVAGKPVQTTIWVALYLFVFLNILWFRVIIPIRKSFRKRLVLAQTVRDSSDTVSLYLTGKHLEKIEAVSGQFYFLRVLTPSQWWRPHPFSISAAPNGEYLRFTIGDRGDDTKLMQNIKPGTSIAIEGPYGLFTEERRTKEKVVLIASGIGIPPIRTLAESMAARPGDITVIYRVRNEADASLLSEIQEICRRREFPLHVIAGPRASKNSWLNDDGSNTPDVARLTVMAPHVSEADVYICGPEAWTHSVIKTVRKAGTPVDNIHSEEYAW, from the coding sequence ATGGACGACGCACCGGCCAATCAACTTCGGCTAAGCCAACCCAATAAAGCGGTTCGCATTGGTGAACGCAAGGCGGTGCGGGTAAAACGAGCCCAAGACGTGATCGAGGTAATTGCCTGGTCAATCATCATGACGGTGCTGGTGATGTTTCTGCTCGACGGCGGGCTAAAGGGCGTCACAGATCTACCCAGCGCACTTGGTGCAATTAGCCGGCTTACCTCTTTATTGGGCACCGCCCTGCTCTTGATATTGCTACTTCTCGTTGCCCGAGTTCCCTGGATTGACAAGTTCTACGGTCACGATGGCGCAACCGTGGTTCACAAGCGCCTCGGCAAGCCGGTGCTGTACCTGATTGTTGCCCACTTTTTGGCTTCGCTGGTTCAGTACTCAATTACTAACGCCAAAGCTATCGGCACAACTCTTTGGTGGTTCATCACCGATGTACAAGACATGCTGATTGCCACTATCGGTTTGGCCTTGATGATTGTTGTGGTGTTGACCTCAATCAACTTCACTCGTCGCAAGATGAGTTATGAAGCTTGGTTCTTTGTGCACCTCACATCTTATGTTTCAGTAGCCCTTGCAGTGCCTCATATTTTTACAGCCGGTAGTGACGTAGCAGGTAAGCCGGTGCAGACAACTATCTGGGTTGCGCTTTACCTTTTTGTTTTTCTAAATATTCTTTGGTTCCGCGTAATTATTCCGATTCGTAAATCGTTCCGTAAGCGCCTGGTGCTTGCACAAACCGTTCGTGATTCTTCAGACACCGTCTCGCTTTATTTGACCGGCAAGCACCTTGAAAAGATTGAAGCGGTATCGGGGCAGTTCTATTTCTTGCGAGTGCTAACACCTTCGCAGTGGTGGCGCCCACATCCATTCTCAATTTCGGCTGCGCCAAATGGTGAGTACCTGCGCTTCACGATTGGTGATCGCGGTGATGACACCAAGCTGATGCAAAACATCAAGCCGGGTACCTCTATTGCAATTGAAGGACCCTACGGTTTGTTCACTGAGGAACGCCGCACCAAAGAAAAAGTTGTTTTGATTGCTTCGGGAATTGGTATTCCACCAATTCGCACTCTTGCCGAATCTATGGCCGCGCGCCCGGGTGACATCACTGTGATCTATCGCGTGCGCAATGAAGCGGATGCATCTCTGTTGAGTGAGATTCAAGAAATATGTCGCAGACGAGAATTTCCACTACACGTGATAGCTGGTCCGCGCGCTAGTAAAAATTCTTGGCTAAATGATGATGGATCAAACACACCAGACGTTGCTCGCCTCACCGTGATGGCGCCACATGTTTCAGAAGCCGACGTCTACATTTGCGGCCCGGAAGCATGGACCCACAGCGTAATTAAAACAGTGCGCAAAGCTGGTACCCCTGTCGACAACATTCACTCAGAGGAGTACGCCTGGTGA
- a CDS encoding rhodanese-related sulfurtransferase: protein MELQKIILYYGFAPVADPIALKLWQKTLCESLNLKGRIIVSKHGINGTLGGNMSDLKKYVRATKEFPGFGKIDFKWSDGTGNDFPRLSVKNRAELVAFTAPDEIKVEKSGITNGGKHLKPAAVNKLVEERGDEVVFFDGRNAFEARIGKFKNAIVPDVQTSHDFVAELESGKYDHLKDKPIVTYCTGGIRCEILSAVMINRGFKEVYQIDGGIVRYGEKFKDSGLWEGSLYIFDDRMVQDFSDEAKVIGECEGCGGATNAFRNCSHLGCKDLILLCDSCYSDPKHTEHKPTHTRGKRNLEQVG from the coding sequence ATGGAGCTCCAAAAAATCATCTTGTACTACGGCTTTGCGCCGGTTGCCGACCCTATTGCCTTAAAGCTTTGGCAGAAGACTCTGTGTGAGTCGCTGAATCTAAAGGGTCGCATCATCGTTTCTAAGCACGGCATCAACGGCACCCTGGGTGGCAACATGTCTGACCTTAAGAAGTACGTACGTGCAACCAAGGAGTTCCCAGGTTTCGGCAAGATTGACTTCAAGTGGTCTGACGGGACCGGCAATGACTTTCCTCGCCTATCGGTGAAGAATCGTGCCGAGCTCGTTGCCTTTACTGCCCCCGATGAAATCAAGGTAGAGAAGTCTGGCATCACCAACGGTGGCAAGCACCTCAAGCCTGCGGCCGTAAACAAGCTGGTTGAAGAGCGCGGTGATGAGGTCGTCTTCTTTGACGGCCGGAATGCCTTTGAAGCCAGGATTGGCAAGTTCAAGAACGCGATCGTGCCTGATGTTCAGACCTCACACGACTTTGTTGCCGAGCTAGAGAGCGGCAAGTACGACCACCTGAAAGACAAGCCAATCGTGACCTACTGCACCGGCGGTATTCGTTGCGAGATCTTGTCTGCGGTGATGATTAACCGTGGCTTTAAAGAGGTGTACCAAATCGACGGCGGAATCGTTCGCTATGGCGAGAAGTTCAAGGACTCTGGTCTTTGGGAGGGCTCGCTCTACATCTTTGACGACCGAATGGTTCAGGACTTCAGCGATGAAGCCAAAGTTATTGGAGAGTGCGAGGGCTGCGGCGGTGCAACCAATGCCTTCCGCAACTGTTCACACCTGGGTTGCAAAGATCTAATTTTGCTTTGCGATAGCTGCTACTCAGACCCTAAGCACACCGAGCACAAACCAACTCACACTCGCGGAAAGCGCAACCTGGAACAAGTAGGTTAA
- a CDS encoding FAD:protein FMN transferase yields MTSTDRNYFERVEICMGTTFRFAGRSELGEVEVQNILSQACEILHEADRTFSLYKSDSPLSRLARGETRLADCPPVVAEIWDACDEWEKRTDGWFSAMTPQNTFDPSGVVKTWAAKRAAEYILQAGINDFTMNAGGDVWLSDELTSDQEWRIAISKPISIASSDHAILTVIDLKNTDYRALATSGSAERGDHIWNPKAAGKSAPTDLVQVSVVAKDLVTADVWATAAFAAGTRGIPLLAAVDGIEALFILANGDLAATENFQKLFAKN; encoded by the coding sequence ATGACATCGACTGATCGAAATTATTTTGAGCGCGTAGAAATTTGCATGGGCACGACTTTTCGTTTTGCCGGTCGCAGTGAACTTGGCGAGGTTGAGGTTCAAAATATTCTGAGCCAAGCGTGCGAGATTCTTCACGAGGCAGACAGAACCTTCAGTCTCTACAAATCTGATTCACCACTTTCAAGGCTTGCCCGCGGTGAGACTCGTCTTGCCGATTGCCCGCCGGTAGTGGCAGAAATTTGGGACGCCTGCGACGAGTGGGAAAAACGCACCGATGGTTGGTTCAGCGCAATGACTCCACAAAATACTTTTGATCCATCCGGTGTGGTTAAGACCTGGGCCGCCAAGCGCGCCGCCGAATATATTTTGCAGGCCGGCATCAACGACTTCACCATGAATGCCGGTGGCGATGTATGGCTTAGCGATGAATTGACCAGTGACCAAGAGTGGCGCATTGCAATTTCAAAACCAATTTCTATCGCATCTTCAGATCACGCAATTCTCACCGTGATTGATTTGAAGAACACCGATTACCGAGCCCTGGCAACCAGCGGTTCTGCGGAACGCGGCGATCACATTTGGAATCCCAAGGCCGCTGGAAAATCTGCACCCACGGATTTGGTTCAGGTGAGTGTGGTGGCAAAAGATTTGGTCACCGCCGATGTTTGGGCAACCGCAGCTTTTGCGGCAGGTACCCGGGGCATCCCGTTGCTAGCGGCAGTAGATGGGATTGAAGCGCTTTTTATTCTTGCCAACGGAGATCTTGCGGCCACCGAAAACTTTCAAAAGTTGTTTGCGAAAAACTAA
- a CDS encoding thioesterase family protein, producing the protein MNLWLRLLYEKLTWRLRTRESWLAVGRRTYRVWPSDLDVFNHMNNGVYLTLMDLSRYDLGLRSGIWQKWNKLGWYPVVVASTITFRKSLMPWQSFDIESKVIGWDDQAFYFEQRFVVADEIYSKAIVRIRFLKRKRGILTPMEVLEGTGGWDGTRPELPQWVKDWSVSASLPKGKEAAPNIW; encoded by the coding sequence ATGAATCTCTGGCTACGTCTGCTTTACGAAAAACTCACCTGGCGCCTGCGCACTAGGGAATCTTGGCTGGCGGTTGGGCGCCGCACCTATCGGGTTTGGCCATCGGATCTAGACGTCTTCAACCACATGAACAACGGTGTCTACCTAACCCTGATGGATCTGAGCCGCTACGACCTTGGCCTGCGCTCTGGTATTTGGCAAAAGTGGAACAAGCTGGGTTGGTATCCGGTGGTGGTTGCCTCAACAATTACCTTTAGAAAATCGCTGATGCCGTGGCAATCTTTTGACATTGAATCAAAGGTCATCGGCTGGGATGATCAGGCCTTCTATTTTGAGCAGAGATTTGTAGTTGCCGACGAGATTTACAGCAAGGCAATCGTGCGAATTCGTTTTCTAAAGCGCAAGCGTGGAATTTTGACACCGATGGAAGTTCTTGAGGGCACCGGTGGCTGGGATGGAACCAGACCAGAGTTGCCTCAGTGGGTTAAGGATTGGTCAGTGAGTGCTTCGCTACCTAAGGGTAAAGAGGCAGCGCCAAATATTTGGTAG
- a CDS encoding GNAT family N-acetyltransferase has translation MEAKVIHEPEQHRYAIFLGSEEVGDLKYRKTPGEIHMVSTHVNPAHQGKNLAAILTKFALNDIREQGADKVVPVCSYTVRYMEKHPETHDLLLNPIEEAVAFCELPKKD, from the coding sequence ATGGAAGCCAAAGTCATTCACGAACCAGAGCAACACCGATACGCAATCTTTCTGGGCAGCGAAGAAGTCGGCGATCTCAAGTACCGCAAGACTCCTGGTGAAATCCACATGGTGAGCACTCACGTTAACCCGGCGCATCAGGGCAAGAACCTGGCTGCAATTTTGACCAAGTTCGCACTGAATGACATTCGTGAGCAGGGGGCTGACAAGGTGGTGCCAGTTTGTTCATACACCGTGCGCTACATGGAGAAGCACCCAGAGACCCATGACCTACTGCTAAACCCAATCGAAGAAGCAGTGGCTTTTTGCGAGCTACCTAAAAAGGATTAG
- a CDS encoding alpha/beta fold hydrolase translates to MTALPIVRTYTDAEGIDITFYEWPVAQPKGCIQLVHGLGEHARRYDHVAAALNRAGFSVYADDHRGHGATGLRMTAEGITKKQGNLGPGGMAAVFAGVRQLSHIIVGENPEEPLVLLGHSWGSMIAQRIYNKYSDEYDGLVLSGSSILIPGVVPSSGFNKKWSKTPNATGYEWLSRDEEVGREFLADPKNFPETAIQVFGITNTAKLMGVPSKQIDSHVPILIMAGSADPLGGEKGNKKLLDAYRKAGAHDVELVIYHDARHEVFNEINKQEVLEDLIAWLDDRLDAHQHLDEI, encoded by the coding sequence ATGACAGCTCTTCCGATTGTGCGAACCTACACCGATGCCGAGGGCATCGACATCACTTTTTACGAATGGCCAGTGGCCCAGCCAAAGGGCTGCATTCAACTGGTGCACGGCTTGGGTGAGCATGCACGCCGATACGACCACGTGGCCGCTGCGCTAAATCGCGCGGGCTTTAGTGTTTATGCCGACGATCACCGCGGGCACGGTGCAACCGGATTGCGCATGACCGCCGAGGGCATCACCAAGAAGCAGGGCAATCTTGGCCCGGGTGGAATGGCAGCGGTATTTGCCGGAGTGCGTCAGCTAAGTCACATCATCGTTGGCGAAAACCCGGAGGAACCGCTGGTGCTTCTTGGCCACAGTTGGGGCTCAATGATTGCGCAGCGCATTTACAACAAATACTCCGATGAGTATGACGGCCTAGTTCTGAGCGGTTCATCCATTTTGATTCCAGGTGTGGTGCCAAGTTCTGGTTTCAACAAGAAGTGGAGCAAAACTCCAAACGCAACCGGATACGAATGGTTGAGTCGTGATGAAGAGGTTGGCCGCGAATTCCTGGCTGACCCAAAGAATTTCCCAGAGACAGCGATTCAAGTTTTTGGAATCACCAACACCGCAAAACTCATGGGTGTGCCATCAAAGCAAATTGATTCGCATGTTCCGATTTTGATTATGGCTGGATCAGCTGATCCGCTTGGCGGTGAGAAGGGTAACAAGAAATTACTTGATGCCTACCGCAAGGCCGGAGCGCACGATGTTGAGCTGGTTATTTATCACGATGCTCGTCACGAAGTTTTCAATGAAATTAATAAGCAAGAAGTGCTTGAAGATTTGATTGCCTGGTTGGATGACCGACTAGATGCCCACCAGCACCTTGACGAGATCTAA
- a CDS encoding FhaA domain-containing protein has protein sequence MGFLDNFEKGLERVVNGAFTKTFKSELQPVEISGHIRAEMDSKASILSRDRILAPNTFTVSLSTPDFKRMAALGDSLITELTDLATKHAKKQGFQFGAALAIKLIEDSSLNLGQVSVRSNTQNHEIEWLPTLEVNGQRFILKLGQTTIGRDVSADIQIQDTGLSRQHFAIIWDGRNAAAKDLKSTNGTRIAGRPISEVAIQGDTQIQAGTNTFVFKVVARTINNDMAVTE, from the coding sequence ATGGGCTTCTTGGATAACTTCGAAAAGGGATTGGAAAGAGTCGTCAACGGCGCTTTCACCAAAACCTTCAAGTCCGAGCTCCAGCCGGTTGAAATCAGCGGCCACATTCGTGCCGAAATGGACTCAAAAGCCTCAATTCTCAGCCGAGACCGGATTTTGGCCCCAAATACCTTCACCGTGAGCCTTTCCACTCCCGATTTCAAGCGGATGGCGGCCCTGGGCGACTCTTTGATCACCGAATTGACGGATTTGGCCACAAAACACGCTAAAAAGCAGGGTTTTCAGTTCGGAGCAGCCCTAGCCATCAAGCTGATTGAGGATTCCAGCCTGAACCTGGGCCAGGTATCGGTGCGTTCAAACACCCAAAACCACGAAATCGAGTGGCTACCGACCCTGGAGGTCAACGGCCAGCGGTTCATCTTGAAACTTGGGCAGACCACCATTGGCCGAGATGTGAGCGCCGATATTCAGATTCAAGACACAGGGCTCAGTCGCCAGCACTTTGCCATCATCTGGGATGGTCGCAACGCGGCAGCCAAAGATCTAAAAAGCACCAACGGCACTCGCATCGCCGGGCGACCAATCAGCGAAGTCGCAATTCAGGGTGACACTCAAATTCAAGCTGGCACCAATACCTTTGTGTTCAAAGTAGTTGCGCGAACCATCAACAACGATATGGCGGTCACTGAATGA
- a CDS encoding FHA domain-containing protein FhaB/FipA gives MSELALFLVRTGFVVVLWIFIFSIISVIRADLFGQKVISRVASANAPKVVSAPIAPNAPGSLVMEPTGSNATKLVIVEGDRTGHNIALDRRELTIGRAEDSDLIVDDEFASTHHAKLVLINNDWLIQDLNSTNGTFLDGSRVGTPAVVKLNTPVRVGKTVFELRA, from the coding sequence ATGAGCGAGTTAGCACTCTTTCTTGTGCGCACCGGTTTTGTTGTGGTGCTTTGGATTTTCATCTTCAGCATCATCTCTGTAATTCGCGCCGACTTGTTTGGTCAAAAAGTTATCAGCCGCGTAGCATCGGCAAACGCACCAAAGGTTGTCTCTGCACCCATCGCACCAAACGCACCGGGCTCACTGGTCATGGAACCAACCGGCAGCAACGCAACCAAATTGGTAATTGTTGAAGGCGACAGAACCGGACACAACATTGCACTTGATCGTCGCGAGCTAACCATAGGCCGGGCGGAAGATTCAGATCTAATTGTTGACGACGAATTTGCCTCAACCCATCACGCAAAACTTGTTTTGATTAACAACGACTGGTTGATTCAAGACCTCAACTCAACCAACGGAACTTTCCTTGACGGTTCAAGAGTTGGCACACCAGCGGTGGTAAAACTAAACACTCCGGTTCGAGTTGGCAAAACAGTTTTTGAGTTGCGAGCCTAA